In Labrys monachus, the genomic stretch TCCCGCCGAACAGAGTGGTCATCTGCAGGTCGGCGTTGACGAGGGCGAGGAATTGCCGGGCGGCGAGGTCGAAATCGTCGGCGTGCAGGGCGCCGGCATGGCCGAGCCGGCAGAACAGCGCCGCGAGCGCGGTGGCGAGCTTGCACGGGCCTTGTCGCCGCCACGTCTCGAAGAGGTGCGGGTAGCGCTCGCCCTCGGATTGTACGAGCCTGCGCAGGAATTTGCCGTCGTGATTGCACAGGCAATTGCGGGCGAGCCGGACCGCGAAGGCCGTGAGATCGTCCTCCAGATTGTCCGGCCTGTCCGGAAAGGTCGCCAGCATCGCGAACAGCGCGGCATTGGCCCGTTCGACGACGTCCTCGACGACCGCGAGGAACAACGTCTCTTTTTCCCGATAATGGTTGTATATGGTCTGGCGGGACACGCAGGCTCCGGCGGCGATCTCATCGATGCTCGCGCCGGAAAAGCCCTCGCGGCAGAACACTTCGGCGGCTGCGTCGAGGATCGACACCCGCTTCGAGCATTGTCCGCGCTGGGTCGGGGCGGCCGCTTTTGCCGCAATGTGATCACGCCTTCGCATTAAGGGAAGATAAGGCGTGTTGACGGGTTAGACAATACTGTCTAATTTGACACGAACGTCCAAATTAATGGGCATCCGAGTCCAGCCCTCAGTCGCGGTGCTTCGAGCCCGCATGGAGGGCTGAATCGCTGCCGCAGGCCGAGAGGCGGGCGCAGCGAGGCCGGATTTCCGCCATTCTTGAAAGATTATTGCGATGACGACGCCTTTCTTCCGCATTGCGCTCATCCTCGGCCTGCTTTCCGCCATCGGCCCCTTCGCGATCGACATGTATCTCCCGGCCCTGCCGTCGATCGGCAGCGACCTGCATGCCGACAACCGCCTCGTGCAGATGACGCTGCTGGCCTTCTTCATTCCCTTCGCGCTTTCCCAGCTCGTCTACGGCCCGCTCGCCGACATGCTCGGCCGCAAGGTGCCGCTCTATATCGGCATCGGCCTGTTCGCGGTGGCGAGCATCGGCTGTGCGACGGCCGGCTCCATCGAAACGCTGATCGCCTTCCGCTTCCTGCAGGGCATCGGCGGGGCGGCCGGCATGGTGATCCCGCGTGCCATCGTGCGGGACATGCACACCGGCGTGCAGGCGGCGCGGCTGATGTCTCTGCTGATGCTGGTCTTCAGCATCTCGCCGATCCTGGCGCCGCTGACGGGCAGCGCCGTCATCGCCTTCTATGGCTGGCGCGGCGTCTTCTTCGCCGTGACGATCGCCGCCTTCGTCGGGCTCATCCTGCTCGCGACGCAGCTCGACGAGACCCGTTCGAGGGAGGAGCGCTCCGAGAGCGGTTTCCGCAGCACCGTCGCCGCCTATCGCCTGCTGATGGGCGACCGCGACTTCCTCACCCTGACATTCATCGGCGGTCTCGGCATATCGGCCTTCCTCGTCTATCTCTCGAACTCCTCCTTCGTGCTGATCAACCATTATGGCCTGACGCCGACGCAATACAGCCTGGCCTTCTCGATCAACGCGGTGTCGTTCTTCACCGTCTCGCAGCTGACCGGGCGGCTCGGCGCCCGCTTCGGCCTCGTCCGGGTGATGCGCCTGGCGCTGACCGCCTTTGCCGCCACCATGGCCACGATGATCGTCGTCATGGCCGCCGGCTTCAGCCAGCTGCCGGTGATGGCGACATTTCTCTTCGTCGGCTACGGCTTCCTCGGCCTGGTCATCCCGACGACCGCCGTGCTCGCCCTCGAAGACCACGGAGCGATCGCCGGCACGGCATCGGCGCTGATGGGCACGCTGCAATTCGTGACCGCGGCCATCGCGATGGCGGTCGCCGGACTGTTCTTCGACGGCACGGCCGTGCCGATGGCGGCGGGCATCGCCCTCTGCGCGGTGGCGGCCTTCATCCTGATGCAGGCGACGGTCGCCCGCCGCGTCGTCGGGGCGGAAGCAGCGGCGGAATAGGCGAGGGGGCGGGCGGTCTCGGGCCGGTAGTCCAGGATTGTCCGTCTTGAAAAGCGACGCCGACGACGATGCTCGAGGCCAAGAAGGCCGGCCGGCGGATGCTGGCCGGCCCTTTTTTCGAGGCGCTGTCGGCGTCGCCGGCGGGTGCGCCCGCGGGACGCGCCGGGAGAGGAAGGTCCGGTCGCCGCTGCCGATGGCGAATTGCGCGCCGTGAGGGAACGCAGGCCCTCGGCCGCGGTTTCCCCGCTATCGGCGGGAGTGCCCGGAGGTGTCCATGCTCGACTATACCGATGCCCGACGGCAGATGGTCGAACGCCAGGTTGCGGGACGGGGCGTGCGCGACGAGCGCGTGCTGGCGGCGATGCGCGCGGTGCCGCGCGAGGCCTTCCTGGCGGGGGGAATGAGCGAGTTCGCCTATGAGGATGCCCCGCTGCCGATCGAAGCCGGCCAGACCATCTCACAACCCTATATCGTCGCGCTGATGACGGAAGCGGCGGCGCTCGGGCCACAGGACCGCGTGCTCGAGATCGGCACCGGCTCGGGCTACGCGGCCGCCGTGCTCAGCCGCCTGTGCCGGCAGGTCTTCACCGTGGAGCGCCATGCCGAGCTCGCCGACCTTGCCCGTGACCGCCTGCACCGGCTGCATTGCGACAATGTCGTGGTCCGCACCGGCGACGGCACGCGAGGATGGCCGGAGGAAGCCCCTTTCGACGCGATCATCGCCACCGCCGGCGGCCCCGCCATACCCGGCACGCTGCGCGCGCAGCTGGCCATTGGCGGCCGGCTGATCATGCCGATCGGCGAGGAGATGCGCCGCCAGCATCTCGTCAAGCTCGTTCGCCATGGGCAGGACGACTATAGCGAGGAGGATCTCGGCGACGTCCTGTTCGTGCCGCTGATCGGCGAGCATGGCTGGCGCGACGATGCGGCTGCCCACCGTCCGGATCCGCCGGTCGCCCGCACGCTGCCGCAGCGGATCGCGCAGGCTGCCGAGCCGCTTCCGACGCCGGAGGATCCGGCCTTCGGTTCCGCTTTCGATCGCTTCCGGCATGCCAGGGTGGTCCTGCTCGGAGAGGCGAGCCACGGCACGAGCGAGTTCTACCGGGCGCGTGCCGCGATCACCCGCCGCCTCGTCGGGGAGCACGGCTTCACCATCGTCGCGGCCGAAGCCGACTGGCCGGATGCCGCGACGATCGACCGCCATGTCCGCCTGAAGCCGTCCGATCCGGGCCAGAGGCCGCCGTTCCGCCGTTTCCCGACCTGGATGTGGCGCAATACCGACGTCGACGCCTTCACGCGCTGGCTGCGCCGCCACAACGCCGCCCTGCCGGCCGCGGCGCGCGCGGGTTTCTACGGGCTCGACCTCTACAATCTCTCGGCTTCGACCCGGGCGGTGATCGACTATCTCGACCGTGTCGACCCGGAGGCGGCGGCCGTCGCGCGCCGGCGCTATGGCTGCCTGACGCCGTGGCAGAACGACCCGCAGGCCTATGGCCGCATGGCGCTGAGCGAGGGATACGCGCCCTGCGAGGAGGCGGTGGTGCGCATGCTCGCCGAGATCTGCGCAAGGGAGCTGGACTTTGCGGCCGCCGATCCCGACAGCTTCCTCGATGCCTCCCAGAATGCACGCCTGGTGCGGGATGCCGAACGCTATTACAGAGCGATGTTCTATGGCGCGGCGGAAAGCTGGAACCTGCGCGACCGCCACATGTTCGAGACGCTCTGCCACGTGCTCGACGCCAAGGGCCCGTCCGCCAAGGCCGTGGTGTGGGCCCACAACAGCCATATCGGCGATGCGCGCAAGACCGAGATGGGCCGCGTCAGGGGCGAACTCAATATCGGGCAGCTCTGCCGCGAGCGCTTCGGCGCCGACGCGGCGCTCATCGGTTTCGGAACCCATGCCGGGACCGTCGCCTGCGCCTCGGACTGGGATGAGCCGATGGAGGTGAAGCAGGTCAGCCCGTCGCGCTCCGACAGCTATGAGAGGCTGGCCCATGATACGGGCGTGCCGCGTTTCCTGCTCGATCTCGGGGCGGCTCCCGCCTTGCTGCGCGAGGCTCTCATGAAGGAGAGGCTCGAACGCTTCATCGGCGTGATCTACCGGCCGGAAAGCGAGCGCTGGAGCCACTATTCGGCCTGCACGCTGCCCGAGCAGTTCGACGCCTATGTCTGGTTCGACCAGACGTCGGCCGTCACGCCCATTCCCACCCCCGAGAGCGGCGGCGAGGAGGAGACCTACCCGTTCGGCCTGTGAGACGGGGCCGGAGGGATGCTCAAGTGATGCGTTCAGATCGTGTCGACCGTCATTCCGGGGCGCCCGAAGGGCGAGCCCGGAACCCATAAACGCGGTCTTGTGAAGGTTACGGTTCTGGGTTCCGGCCTTTCGCTTCACTCCAGCCGGAATGACGGGCTCTGCGGTTCAACCTGAAACCATTACGTTCCGGCACAGTGCCGGGGCGAGCAGGCCTATGGCATCTTGCCTTTGGATGGCCCAGCGCCGCGGCCCTCACGGACCGGCCAAAAAAAGACGGCCGGGACGAGCCCGGCCGTTGCTTGGATCAAGTCCAAAAGTCACCATCCAGAGGGGAACGTCGAAGGGCGGCTCGCCACCGGGAGGGGATGGGCCGCGCCCTCGACAAGGTGGGATATAGGGAGGGAACGTTTTCATTACAATGCCGCGCCGCACATAACGGCATTGCGTGATGCGCATGCGCGCAGCAGGCCCGCAAAAGCATCGTCGGCATTGCCTATGTTCGTGCGTCTGCCTCTTTTCCGGTCATTTCATGTTCGTCGCTGCCGAGGCGCGGCAAGCCGGCCTTTTCGCCCGACAGGTGGCCCTCGACGATATCGAGCGCCGTGGCGACCTCGTCGAACCAGCCGGCCGAGGCGAGATGGGAGCGCACGCGCTCGTTGAGGCCGCCCTTCGTCTCGTGATGGGCCGGATCGAGCTGTTCGCCGCGATCGAGACCGTCCAGCCCGATCGCTGCCAGGCCCGCGAACATCGAGCGCACATAGCGGGTCGCCACATCGGGCGCCACGCTGCGCGAGGACAGCCAGTCGACCATGCGGTTCTGCATGGCGAAATGCGACGACATCATCGCGCTGGCGTTGGAGACGGCGGTGAGGTCGCTTTCCCTGTCCGCGACGATCAGGTCGCCGAGACCGCCGAAGAGATCTTCGACGAGGGCGTGGCCGGGATGGAGCACCACCGGCCCCCTTCGCAGGCGGATCCCGGGAAGCGGAATGGCCCGGCACACCGCGGCGGCCGGCCGCACCTTCTCCCGCACCAGCGCAAGCGGCACACCGGCGAGGAAGCTCACCACCACCTGGCCGTCACGGAAGGGCAGGGCGGCTATGCCTTCGGCCAGCTGCTGGGGGCGCATGCCGAGAAAGACGATGTCGCTGCCCTCGACCACGGCCGCGCTGCTCGCCGCGCGCTCGACATTCGGATAGCGGGCGGCCAGGGCGCGCGAGGTCTCCTCCGACCGCGGCGAGACCAGGATCGTGCAGCGATCGCCGTGGGTCTCCTGCAGGCCGCCGATCACGGCCTGCGCCAGCGTGCCGGTACCGACGAAACCAAGACGCAACATGGCGCAACTCCTGATGGGGATGGAGGGGGAGGTGGGGCCGGGGCGCTCAGGCGCTTTCGCGGCCTTCGAGGGAGATCCAGCGCCGGAATTCGGCGACGGCGGGCTTTTCGGAAAAGTCCGGGCTGGTCAGGACATGGAAGCCGGCGCCGGTCTCGACCTCGAGGTCGAAGGGGCGCACCAGCCGGCCGGCCTTGAGATCGCTCTCGGCCAGCAGGCGGCTCGCCAGGGCGACGCCCTGGCCCTGCACCGCCGCGTCCAGCATCAGGCCGGCATCGTTGAAGTACAGCGTCTCCTCGAAGGCCATGCCGCCGGCGCCCGCCGCACCGAACCAGGCGCCCCAGAAGCTGCCGTTGACGACCTGGAGCAGCGTATGGCGGCTGATGTCGCTGGGCACGAGGAGCGGCGGCCCCTCCCGCAGCAGCGCCGGGCTGCATACGGGGAAGAGGCGGTCGGGCGCCAGCAATTCGATCCGTGCGTTGGGCCAGTTGCCCTGGCCCCAGCGTATGGCGACGTCGATATCCTGACGGTCGAAATCGACGGGATCGTTGGAGGCGAGCAGCGTCACCTTGAATTGCGGATTGAGCTGCATGAAGCGCTTCAGCCGAGGCACCAGCCAGCGCGAGGCGATGGAGGGCGGGGCGTTGACGCACAGGATCACCGGCGCCTTCGGGTCGGCGATGCGCTCGCAGGCGCGCAGCAGCAGCGCCATCGATTCGCCCACCGCGCTGGCGAGCGCGGTGCCTTCGCGCGTGAGCTCCACCCGCCGCGGCATGCGCCGGAACAGCCGCACCTCCAGAAGCTCCTCGAGCTGGCGGATCTGCTGGCTGACCGCCGACTGGGTCACGCAGAGCTCTTCGGCGGCGGTGGTGAAGTTGCCGTGCCGCGCGGCGGCGTCGAACACGCGGAAGAGGTTGAGCGGCGGCAGCCTGGCGGCGCGCCGGCCCGCGCGCAGATCGTGCGATGTCCCGAGCGCCGGCGCATCGGCGACTATCGTCCCGTTTGCAATGGCGAAGATGCGCTCCTCCGGCTTCTTGTCCATCTCAGGCGGCATCCCGGAGACTTGCATCCCGCAATTCGAGGCGGTCGTCGAGCTGGGGGATGACATCGCAGCCGAAGCGCTCGATCGAGGCCAGCGTCTCGCGGCGGCCGATGCCCGCAAATCCCATGAAGCAGGACAGGTGCGTCGGCCGCAGCGCCTCCAGTTCCTCGGCCAGCTTGTCGGCGCAATAGTCTGCCGGCCCGATCACCGCATTGTCGAGGAAATCGTCGAGCGGCGGTTCGTCGTTGAGCGGCATCAGCCGCAGGAACGGGCCGTCCTTGCTCGGGCGCGCGGTGGACAGGGGCAGGGCCGCGCGGGCGAGGTCGCGCACGCATTGCGCCGCATGGCGCGCTTCCTCCGGATCGTCGGTGACGTAGACATAGCGCTGCACCGCGAGTGGCATGGCGCTGGCCTGCCCGCCGGCCGCCTGCCAGCGCTCGGCGATCATGTCGCGGAACGCCCGCGCCGCGGCGAGGCCGCGATGGCCGAAGCTCATGAACGGGGTGTGGCCGCGCGTCGCCATCCGTCCCACCAGGTCGGGATGGCTGCTCGCGACGAAGAGTTCCGGCATCGCCAGGCCGAAAGGCCGCATCGACAGTTCCGTGCGCGGAATGGCGTGGAAGCGCCCGGCATATTCGACCACGCCGCTGGTGAGGCCCTGCTCCAGGATGTCCCAGGCCTCCAGCATGCGCTGGTAGCGGTCGGCCGGGTCGACATGGAATCGATCGAACTCATAGGGCTGGTAGCCGCAGCCGAGACCGAGGGCGAGGCGCCCATGCGTCAGCAGATCCGCGAAGGCGGCCTCCTGCACCAGGCGCAGCGGATCGTAGAAGGGCAGGGCGAGCACGGCGGGGCCGAGGCGGATCTGGGTCGTCTCCGCGGCGCAATGGGCCACCATCAGCAGCGAGGACGGGCAGATCGAATGGTTGGTGAAATGATGCTCGGCGAACCAGGCGACGTCGAAGCCGAAGTCCTCCGCCATCTTCACCATATCGATCGTCGTCTTCAGGACCGACGCCGGGGATGTGTTGCGGTCATACAGGCCCATGAGATTGAAGAGGCCGAGTCTCGTCATGGCGGTCCTCTCGTCGCGGCCGGCGCGGCTCCCGCCCGTTCCGCGGGAGCGAATGTCACGTCAGGCGCGATGCTCCTTTGCAGCATGCGCCCTCTCTTTGCCCGGGA encodes the following:
- a CDS encoding TetR/AcrR family transcriptional regulator, encoding MRRRDHIAAKAAAPTQRGQCSKRVSILDAAAEVFCREGFSGASIDEIAAGACVSRQTIYNHYREKETLFLAVVEDVVERANAALFAMLATFPDRPDNLEDDLTAFAVRLARNCLCNHDGKFLRRLVQSEGERYPHLFETWRRQGPCKLATALAALFCRLGHAGALHADDFDLAARQFLALVNADLQMTTLFGGMPTDDELERASRDAVRTFLRAYAAPVEEKVLLRA
- a CDS encoding multidrug effflux MFS transporter; amino-acid sequence: MTTPFFRIALILGLLSAIGPFAIDMYLPALPSIGSDLHADNRLVQMTLLAFFIPFALSQLVYGPLADMLGRKVPLYIGIGLFAVASIGCATAGSIETLIAFRFLQGIGGAAGMVIPRAIVRDMHTGVQAARLMSLLMLVFSISPILAPLTGSAVIAFYGWRGVFFAVTIAAFVGLILLATQLDETRSREERSESGFRSTVAAYRLLMGDRDFLTLTFIGGLGISAFLVYLSNSSFVLINHYGLTPTQYSLAFSINAVSFFTVSQLTGRLGARFGLVRVMRLALTAFAATMATMIVVMAAGFSQLPVMATFLFVGYGFLGLVIPTTAVLALEDHGAIAGTASALMGTLQFVTAAIAMAVAGLFFDGTAVPMAAGIALCAVAAFILMQATVARRVVGAEAAAE
- a CDS encoding protein-L-isoaspartate(D-aspartate) O-methyltransferase, giving the protein MLDYTDARRQMVERQVAGRGVRDERVLAAMRAVPREAFLAGGMSEFAYEDAPLPIEAGQTISQPYIVALMTEAAALGPQDRVLEIGTGSGYAAAVLSRLCRQVFTVERHAELADLARDRLHRLHCDNVVVRTGDGTRGWPEEAPFDAIIATAGGPAIPGTLRAQLAIGGRLIMPIGEEMRRQHLVKLVRHGQDDYSEEDLGDVLFVPLIGEHGWRDDAAAHRPDPPVARTLPQRIAQAAEPLPTPEDPAFGSAFDRFRHARVVLLGEASHGTSEFYRARAAITRRLVGEHGFTIVAAEADWPDAATIDRHVRLKPSDPGQRPPFRRFPTWMWRNTDVDAFTRWLRRHNAALPAAARAGFYGLDLYNLSASTRAVIDYLDRVDPEAAAVARRRYGCLTPWQNDPQAYGRMALSEGYAPCEEAVVRMLAEICARELDFAAADPDSFLDASQNARLVRDAERYYRAMFYGAAESWNLRDRHMFETLCHVLDAKGPSAKAVVWAHNSHIGDARKTEMGRVRGELNIGQLCRERFGADAALIGFGTHAGTVACASDWDEPMEVKQVSPSRSDSYERLAHDTGVPRFLLDLGAAPALLREALMKERLERFIGVIYRPESERWSHYSACTLPEQFDAYVWFDQTSAVTPIPTPESGGEEETYPFGL
- a CDS encoding NAD(P)-binding domain-containing protein — translated: MLRLGFVGTGTLAQAVIGGLQETHGDRCTILVSPRSEETSRALAARYPNVERAASSAAVVEGSDIVFLGMRPQQLAEGIAALPFRDGQVVVSFLAGVPLALVREKVRPAAAVCRAIPLPGIRLRRGPVVLHPGHALVEDLFGGLGDLIVADRESDLTAVSNASAMMSSHFAMQNRMVDWLSSRSVAPDVATRYVRSMFAGLAAIGLDGLDRGEQLDPAHHETKGGLNERVRSHLASAGWFDEVATALDIVEGHLSGEKAGLPRLGSDEHEMTGKEADART
- the gcvA gene encoding transcriptional regulator GcvA, whose protein sequence is MDKKPEERIFAIANGTIVADAPALGTSHDLRAGRRAARLPPLNLFRVFDAAARHGNFTTAAEELCVTQSAVSQQIRQLEELLEVRLFRRMPRRVELTREGTALASAVGESMALLLRACERIADPKAPVILCVNAPPSIASRWLVPRLKRFMQLNPQFKVTLLASNDPVDFDRQDIDVAIRWGQGNWPNARIELLAPDRLFPVCSPALLREGPPLLVPSDISRHTLLQVVNGSFWGAWFGAAGAGGMAFEETLYFNDAGLMLDAAVQGQGVALASRLLAESDLKAGRLVRPFDLEVETGAGFHVLTSPDFSEKPAVAEFRRWISLEGRESA
- a CDS encoding LLM class flavin-dependent oxidoreductase; translation: MTRLGLFNLMGLYDRNTSPASVLKTTIDMVKMAEDFGFDVAWFAEHHFTNHSICPSSLLMVAHCAAETTQIRLGPAVLALPFYDPLRLVQEAAFADLLTHGRLALGLGCGYQPYEFDRFHVDPADRYQRMLEAWDILEQGLTSGVVEYAGRFHAIPRTELSMRPFGLAMPELFVASSHPDLVGRMATRGHTPFMSFGHRGLAAARAFRDMIAERWQAAGGQASAMPLAVQRYVYVTDDPEEARHAAQCVRDLARAALPLSTARPSKDGPFLRLMPLNDEPPLDDFLDNAVIGPADYCADKLAEELEALRPTHLSCFMGFAGIGRRETLASIERFGCDVIPQLDDRLELRDASLRDAA